The DNA window AACTCGCTAAAGCACATTATAAGCAAGAATTTACAAAAATCGTGACAAAATATatggaattaattaaaaaaacttaaagattaGATTTCCTGAAAACAACCTCGATATCCGCCCAAGAAAAGCCAGttattttgttataaaatgttacatttatgtttgtttttttatttttcccagtATAAATATATCGTATgtaaagtatataaaaaaaagtttattaaaaaattacacatactCTTTATATAGATGGAGTtcttccttattttttttttaatcgccTTCTTAgtctgttttttttgtttttatgttttatacGCATTTTACGTGGTTCATGtcttttaaaaagtatttctcaaatatttttgctgttttttctGCCTTTTAAATGCATTCCATGTTCCGAGTgagttgttgttcttgttgtcgtattgcttttgttgtacagaaatatatttatatataatatatatacggGGATAGACgaatgtttattttatgttaattACGCTTTTAGGAATGAGACTTACTCGccgcagcggcagcagcagctttGTTAATAAtacagaataaaataaaataaaataaaatatataaaaaaaaaaaagaattttcttttttaaaacaaacgaaatacgattaaaatataaaaatacttttgCAAGCGACGAGGTGCcgagcaacagcagcaatcaCAAAATCACGACTTCGTCACTAGTGTGCGCCAGCTGGCTGGGTTATACTCCTCGTTCCGACTTCCGACTTTTGACTTCAGAATGGTGGTTCATGCATTTTAGCAGTTTTTGAGGGTTAAAAATcaaggaatatatatattttatacgtATAAAGAGCGTGTGGTAAGAGAGTGTGAGAGATGCGGCGAGACGAGAAATATAAACGATGACGACGACGGGaaggatcggatcggatctgGATATGGATCGGATCTAAGCCTGCTTCTCGGCCTCGATGACCTCCTTGGTGGGCAGCACGTTCTTCTCGTTTGTCTCGGTGTGCTTTAGCTTTTTCGCATCAAAGTTCTCGATGCCGGCGATGAACTCATTCTTCTCCTTCTCCTGCTCGATGGCTAGAAAGAAAAGAACAGTATTGTAGATTGCGTGCACTAGTTGCACTACCAATTGGCCAGTGACATTGGCCATTTAGGGTAGCTTGTTAACCCGGCCAGACTGAGCCAGACCGGGCTAGACCAGATGGCTTTTATGGCCAGAAACGCACCTTCCTTATCGGGCAACGGGTTCTTCTCGTTGGTCTCCGTGTGCTTCAAGTTGTTCTGATCGAACGCCGTGATTCCCTCAAAGATCGACTTTTGGGTCTTCTCGGCAGCCACATCTATTTATTAGAAAGGGATTGGGTTACATAGTTAGCTGAGATTCTGATAGGGCAACCTCTCACCTTCAGCGGTGGGCAGAATGATCTTCTCCTGGGTGCTGGCATTCTTCAGTTTCTCCGTATTGAAGCCCTCCAACTGGCTCTTCAGGTTCTCGGCCACCTTGGGAAGGTCCTTAAGGGCTGGTGCAGCTGGGGCGGCCATCTGAAATAATTAAGAGGGGGGGATGTGGTTAATTTCTTAGAAAAATACGCTCacttttgtgtttatttataGAAGAGTATAGCTTTTATGaagaaatataaacaaatggGGCGATGGCCCCCATTTACTCTGAAGCTTCTTAAAAAAAgagctatattttttttataataaagtgAATATTGTTGATggataaaatttcaaaacaaaaggAAGAGTGGTTTTTGGAGTTATGAAGGGAATTCCActtaataaattttgaatttttatccAACATTCctaaaatattattactttCTTCCTTCCCACTAAcctataatatttatatattttgtaataaaCTTTGTAACTGCCTTTAAAAATCAATGGCATGTTAATAAAGATAAAACCATAAATAAACACGATACATTTATTGATAAACACACCACTttggcaaacaaaataaattgcaaaaatgccacaaacagcggtttctttatttattttccccaGAAATAGCTAAGACCCGCAATCTTTGGGTGATTATTTTTTGACTTATTGGTGGAAAGATAGCAGCAACAGGCCATCCTTTTGGGGGGCCCAACTATAAAGGCAGAGCCACTACATGAGATTGGATATTGGATAAAGATGACTAATCAGCTATAGCGGAAACTGAACATCATTGATAGCCGATCTGATAGCCGATTTCATATGACGACgtgttttaataaattattcattttctttgtgagtttctcattcgattagtcgaactgactaaaaaaaaagttaatcaTACGAATCATACGGCCGATAAGGATGACTCAACACACACAAATAAATGCGCAGCAAGGACAACAATGATGATGAGGCTTAAGGGGGGGCTactactaaaaaaaaataataaaaaatatttataaaatattatttttttaattatatataatattctttaaaaactttCGCAAGAAAATATAGTTTTGATTTTCTTAACATTTTAATTGACATCCCCCCTATTTAATGATTAAGCTTAATCGGAATGCGGGGGAGAGAGAGCGAGATACCGCAGAAGAGAATGCAGTAGCAAAGAAAGAGTTCAGCGAACCTTCCAGCGGGAAGAGATTAAGTCTCAAATTCTTCCAAGTgactgtttctgtttttttttttgttttttttatttttataaaagccatTATTGGTCGTCTTTGTTTTAACGCTCGTACCCCCTTATCAGCGTTAAACGGGTGTTCTTGAGGTTCAACTGCATTTTATCACGTTTATTTTTAGTTGCAAAATTCGAGTTGCGTGCCCCATCATTCCACGACACGATCGTATTCCATTCTGGAATTGCCATTGGAATACAAAGAATTGGCATTCTATTGGAAATTGCATTGCCAGTCAAGTGCGCCATATGACTGTGTGTATCGTATCATCGATATTGCATCCGTTACAAGGGCAGCGACCGAACCAAAACGTACCCAGTCGCAAatctatatttatttgcaCATTTATGGCCATAAATGGTCGTAAAGCCGAGCCTCAAGTTGATTGACTAACGGCGGCCTAGCTGGCAGGCAACTCCTTCCAATCTCTAGCTGGTTCATGCGTCTCATTTATCGTGAACACAGCGGGGAAACCAAGTGTAATTACATATTTATGGGCAATACGTGATTTTATTGTATATAGCTTTTATGTATATAAGTATGAATACATAATTAGTAAGGGTTGAGAAAGGGTTTTAGgtatttctttgtttttcgTGTAATCGCGATCTTTACATTGTATGTACCATTAAGCTTAGCTCTCTTAGGCTCTCTCTCCCGctctctttctttctctttcaATTTACATTCGATTAATTGCCAATGTAAGCTGGGTGTCAGCAGCTCCTTCCAGCGAACAAAGGAGAGGCCAAAAACAAGCATATATGTAATAATGTACATATGTGCAATGCAACAACTCTGCATACATACAAAATGAGCTGATTTTGGATGGGTTGGTGGAAGGGGGGTGTTTGCCATGAATCAACTTCCAACTTCGAAATATGGTCACCCCGCTTTTAAAGCCACCGATGAATCATACGGAGCTGCTATATTGCTatattgtagttgttgtttttgttattttgttgctTTGTTGCTTTTTACCCTGCCCACACAGCTGTGCTGCTTCTTGCTCCTGACTTGTGTAAGCTTTCCACAGCTCAACGCTCTTTTCTTCTTTCCTCTTtctttttcctgtttttgttaatttttttttttttatatctacattttgtttttttcgggTTTATGACTTGGCTGTTAAAGGGGGAGGGCGCCAAGGGGGTCGTCGGTGAGGCGTTGCCGACGGCGCCTAGCAGCCgttagccaaaaaaaaaaaatccaaaaaattcAAGACTtcaagacaaaaaaaaaagtagaatttcgttttttttagacataatttttttttttttaaggccaAGAGAAATGAGTCAAAGCCGCTGATGCGTGGCACCAGACTGGAAGAAGAATGAAGTTTCAAAAGGAGAGAGCGAAAGCGGCAAAGGAGTAGGGGGAGTAgggggcggcggcggcaggaGAAATGAGAAATGACAGACACGTCCGCTTTACACCCTCAACTCCTACACATGCAGCTGTGTCAGGGGAGTGCCGAGGATATTTTCAAGGGGATTTCAATTTCTATTTCAACCTTAagcttattatttaaaaatttaacaaaatatcAGTTAACCCTTAGTCATCCGGCTCGTTTAACCCCCAAAAATGATCCCCTTTTCTCGCAGCGCCAGTGTCTGCGTCAGTGATGGGGGTGGGCAGAAGAAGACGCAAAAAGGAGAGAGAGGGCGGCCAGAGAGCGGCTGAGACTCGCAATGAATTTTAAGTATGCAGGCAGCCAGGCACATTGTATGCAGGCGGCAGTTAcacatattttatttcaaaattggATATATTCGATACTGGATACtgggatatattttttttttttgtgacaaTGAAGCAATGGTGATGATGCCGCCGCCACGCCCAGATAAATTTTTGCAGCTCACACACAGAGGCACACATGGACATGCAAGTGCATGACTTGCGCGCCGTTCGTGGGGAGGATATACAGTACGTGTGCCCcgcccaaacacacacacaaacaaaatGCCGGCCggcactcacacacacgcacgtacgccaaaaataaattgggGGGGATAGGTAACGAGCAGCCGCAGCGGCTCTGAAGTTCAagccccacacacacacacatacaccagACTccagcgcaaaaaaaaaaaaaaaaagtcaacaAAAGCAGACGGCGACAAAAGCGCTTTAACAGCTGCGCTTGTGCCACAGAAAATTACAAAGAAGTGACGATGATGATGGATAGAAATGAAATGGACAatcaagaagaagaaaaaaaaaagtaacggACTAgcacaataaatatttataacaaaTCCGCCACTGCCGTTTTTTTGCAATCAATGAAGAAGCGcagtcaacaaaaaaaaaccagttaACTGGTAtcttcttcctcttctttAACTTCTTTTGGCTTGCAGACTTTTTCGCcccccctcctcctcctccaccgaCCAACAGTTTTTTCGAAGAAAAGAAATTGCCGGTTTGCagattgaaaaagaaaaatcaagCTATAAGCTAGGCTCACCttaaatttggtttttttggcgTTGGTTTTGGAGTTTAAAAAAACAGGAAGCTGGATCTGGGTgggtttatatatatatatatactatcgtatatatatattggtaTACACTAGGATTTTGATTTGACACTTTCTGAAAAAAATACCCGGATTGATTCCTGGCGAAGCGCACTAAGTCTTGGCTCGGCGTTACTTTCAGTTTGAATTGCTGCGAAAAGTTGAGCGGAGAGCGAAAACTCCTCTTATATACCCCCAGTGCGTAGTGCTGCCGGACTGGCTTTATTCCGGCTAGATCTGCTAGCGGGAATTTTAGCTTGTACTTTAATTACTAAATTAAGTTGAAAGCTATTGcgttttataaacaaatttttaatataaattttttaaaacttgtaGTTTTAAATACTATCTATATTCTAGTTATAAAATCGGGTTTCATATTGCTTTCAGTTAGCTTTTAGTTCCTAATTaataagcttttaaaatattaaaaaaaaaccatttgtaaagaattttatattatgtAGTTGTGAATAGATTTTAAcgtaaattatataaatttattaaaaaaaataaacaaagataGTGTTTTTATGACAATTATGGTGCGaaattgacatttttataTGCCAGTTGTTACaaagtaataaaataaagtaataaatttttttaaatcttaaaaattaatagctaaaaatcaataaatgttAAACTTGTTTACataatgaatatatttttagcttttttattACCTAAATCTAGCTTTATTTAACATCAGAGTTGGCAGCTCCTGAGCCAAAAGAGAGTAACTGGAGACGAAGCGCCCGAATTTCTGCGAGCTGGCAACTCTAGCCGACCCGTTACGAACGTGAAATTTGAAACCTTGTTTTAAAGGAAAGTATACTGtaagggtttttttttcaaatgaaaaACACAATAAGCTGCCATACGTGGCGGCAGTCACAATTTTGCTTAATTGTACCTCGTTTAGGAGAGAACAGCAGCTGCGTGAGTGGCTTTTAGTGGAATTAAagtaataataacaaaacaaatggTGCCTGATACG is part of the Drosophila bipectinata strain 14024-0381.07 chromosome XL, DbipHiC1v2, whole genome shotgun sequence genome and encodes:
- the cib gene encoding thymosin beta; translated protein: MAAPAAPALKDLPKVAENLKSQLEGFNTEKLKNASTQEKIILPTAEDVAAEKTQKSIFEGITAFDQNNLKHTETNEKNPLPDKEAIEQEKEKNEFIAGIENFDAKKLKHTETNEKNVLPTKEVIEAEKQA